The genomic window ttgatgacctggtgttctttgctggagaagaccttgatgacctggtgttctttgctggagaAGACCTTGATCCATTGCCAGAAATAGTTGTGTTCTTCTTCTTGGGAGGTGGTACTAGTGTTGCAGAAGAGGTGTTGGTCCTGCTCTTCTTGAGAGGTGgtggtgctgatgttgtagctaGTGTTGCCCTCTTCCTTGATCTACAAGCTGTCTGTGTTGACTCATTTGTTGTTGGAGGAGGATTTGGTGCAGGTGCAGAGGCAGCAGGTACCCTTGGTGGCCTTTGTGTAGTTGCAACCATTGAAGAACCAGCCTCAGAGTAGTTTGCTTTATTTTCCTACACAACAATATTAGTTAGAACTATTTTTTTACAAATGAAATGAATGTAACAATGCAATGAATGTAACAATGGAATGAATGGACATACCTGGTGCTTGTTCAGCCTCATCTGGAACTTAGGTTTCAAAGGGACACCACAATTGTTGATCCTGTGCCCTTGCTTCTAAACTTTCCTTTTTCAAATTCTCCATGCCTAAATCATGTCCATGTTTGGTAAAGGAATAGGCAGCCTGGTCTAAATGTTTCTTAAGTTCCTCTCCTCTGAAACCAGCAGATTGGAAATTG from Triticum aestivum cultivar Chinese Spring chromosome 3B, IWGSC CS RefSeq v2.1, whole genome shotgun sequence includes these protein-coding regions:
- the LOC123070498 gene encoding flocculation protein FLO11-like, which encodes MRLNKHQENKANYSEAGSSMVATTQRPPRVPAASAPAPNPPPTTNESTQTACRSRKRATLATTSAPPPLKKSRTNTSSATLVPPPKKKNTTISGNGSRSSPAKNTRSSRSSPAKNTRSSRSSPAKNTRSAVANRAGNGSFIAPRQSSTSAVQEGSKRVRKPSGRLKDYFYASGN